A single window of Acidobacteriota bacterium DNA harbors:
- a CDS encoding tail fiber protein produces MSRKNVRWIGFAAMVVTMAAAVQAVPPLISYQGQLNDQNGVPVNTTVSFTFSLYNVLSGGTALWSEVQTLPVTNGVFSAQLGIVQALSSFVFKQDELYLGIKIGADSEMTPRQRITTSAFSYRSEIGVVPIGSIIAWNKSLTGTPALPDGWVECNGQILADANSPYNGQSIPDLNGVGNTPRFLRGGSSSGSSGGSETHQHQWHHSISSSGDGYRIGASSGSLSNGWSESWNASGARVSVTTQWALFDHFYTSPVDTKPSYYSVVWIMRIK; encoded by the coding sequence ATGTCAAGGAAGAACGTCCGGTGGATCGGTTTCGCGGCGATGGTGGTGACGATGGCGGCAGCGGTGCAGGCCGTCCCCCCCCTCATCAGCTACCAGGGTCAGTTGAACGACCAGAACGGGGTGCCGGTCAACACCACCGTGAGTTTCACCTTCAGCCTCTATAATGTTCTTTCCGGGGGCACCGCGCTCTGGTCTGAAGTGCAGACCTTACCAGTAACAAATGGTGTCTTCAGCGCACAACTCGGCATTGTGCAAGCTCTTTCATCTTTTGTTTTTAAGCAAGATGAACTTTATCTTGGCATCAAAATTGGGGCGGATAGTGAGATGACACCCAGGCAGCGGATAACCACAAGTGCATTCAGCTACCGCTCTGAAATCGGAGTAGTTCCAATCGGTTCGATAATTGCATGGAATAAATCACTAACAGGAACACCTGCGTTACCAGATGGTTGGGTTGAGTGTAATGGCCAAATCCTTGCTGATGCCAACTCTCCGTATAATGGGCAGAGTATTCCAGATTTAAATGGAGTTGGAAACACACCTCGTTTTTTAAGAGGTGGATCATCATCTGGTTCTTCAGGAGGCTCAGAAACACACCAGCATCAGTGGCATCACAGTATTTCATCATCAGGTGATGGATATCGAATTGGGGCATCATCTGGCTCCTTATCAAATGGATGGAGTGAATCGTGGAATGCATCTGGTGCTAGGGTTTCGGTGACGACTCAGTGGGCGCTTTTTGATCATTTTTATACATCTCCAGTCGATACAAAGCCTAGTTATTACTCCGTTGTTTGGATCATGAGGATAAAATGA
- a CDS encoding DUF4143 domain-containing protein, which yields MDIYRIIWRGSFPAVAGDDGKDRDLFYGSLLQTYLQRDLRDLANVGDEMAFLRFLRAVAARTAQLLNLSALARDADVAVNTAKKWLSILQASGMVHLLEPYHTNLTLRLVKAPKLHFLDSGLCAFLTGWSSPETLEAGAMTGAIFESWVFAEILKSYLHNGKRAPLFHFRNRDGEEIDLLIESDGKLHPVEVKKTASPSARAVRQFALLDRLGLPRGIGALVCLATEALPLRKDVWSIPAGML from the coding sequence ATGGACATCTACCGGATCATCTGGCGAGGGTCTTTCCCGGCCGTCGCGGGCGATGACGGCAAGGACCGGGACCTCTTTTACGGCTCGCTCCTTCAAACCTATCTTCAGCGGGACCTCCGGGACCTGGCGAACGTCGGGGACGAGATGGCCTTTCTGCGGTTTCTCCGCGCCGTGGCGGCCCGGACGGCCCAACTCCTCAACCTGTCCGCCCTCGCCCGGGACGCGGACGTCGCGGTGAACACCGCGAAAAAGTGGCTGTCGATTCTCCAGGCGTCGGGGATGGTCCACCTGCTGGAACCCTACCACACGAACCTCACCCTCCGCCTGGTGAAGGCTCCGAAACTCCACTTCCTGGACAGCGGTCTGTGCGCTTTCCTGACGGGGTGGTCCAGCCCGGAAACCCTCGAGGCGGGGGCCATGACGGGGGCGATATTCGAATCCTGGGTGTTCGCCGAAATCCTGAAAAGCTACCTGCACAACGGTAAAAGGGCGCCGCTCTTCCATTTCCGGAACCGGGACGGGGAGGAGATCGACCTTTTGATCGAGTCCGACGGAAAACTGCACCCGGTGGAGGTGAAGAAGACGGCGTCACCCTCCGCCCGCGCCGTCCGTCAATTCGCCCTGCTGGACCGGCTCGGCCTTCCGCGGGGAATCGGCGCCCTGGTCTGCCTGGCCACCGAAGCGCTTCCCCTTCGGAAAGACGTCTGGTCGATTCCGGCGGGAATGCTGTGA
- a CDS encoding HAMP domain-containing protein has product MRNRFFWKIVALSTGIAALFGVFTLWVSFVDIRSAWMDASVSHLRSLCVSLEGQVTPLLAAGREAEVDALAKRLGRELSARITVVLPGGSVVADTEKDPGAMDSHADRAEVAAAMKLGSGSAVRHSHTLHEDRVYVALRTPGHGPLQAVIRASLPLEEANRLAARLFWKIALSAGVVLVFVFLAVLWFSRRLVKPVQQLVQAAENLAGGNFDARVDLPGQGEMSELASAFNAMAGHVQKLFTEVSQRKEQLEMLVSSIHEGLAVVGKDNRILRANAAFWTLLGLRDREGIDKPFWESVRDAEFADALRRSQENTDTVSCEVTLESRVCLCSLTPLRLENSTAALLVDVTERKRVENLQKELVINFSHEFKTPLTAVRGYAETIEDEASEARTREFAATIRRNAERLQRITEDLLMLARLDRKEMAFKPEPVSLAEALASVEALYRPAMAEKGLDFTVTVPPDLPPVMADPFLLEQVFVNLFDNAVRHTARGGIRVGCERQGKRVEIRFADTGEGIAPEHLGRIFDRFYVVDASRSRRKDGTGLGLAIVRTIVLRHGGEIAVESRVGEGATFRIVLPTARG; this is encoded by the coding sequence ATGAGAAACCGTTTCTTCTGGAAGATCGTGGCGCTTTCGACGGGGATCGCCGCCCTCTTCGGGGTGTTCACCCTGTGGGTGTCCTTCGTCGACATCCGTTCCGCCTGGATGGACGCCTCGGTTTCTCACCTGCGCTCCCTCTGCGTGTCCCTGGAGGGGCAGGTGACCCCCCTGCTGGCTGCGGGGCGGGAGGCCGAGGTCGACGCCTTGGCGAAGCGCCTGGGGCGGGAGCTGTCCGCCCGGATCACCGTCGTTCTCCCGGGGGGGAGCGTCGTGGCCGACACGGAGAAAGACCCGGGGGCGATGGACAGCCACGCCGACCGGGCCGAGGTGGCGGCAGCCATGAAGCTGGGCTCCGGCTCGGCGGTCCGGCACAGCCACACCCTGCACGAGGACCGGGTCTACGTGGCCTTGCGCACCCCGGGGCACGGCCCCCTGCAGGCCGTGATCCGGGCCAGCCTCCCGCTGGAGGAGGCGAATCGCCTGGCGGCCCGGTTGTTCTGGAAGATCGCGCTGTCGGCGGGAGTGGTCCTGGTGTTCGTTTTCCTGGCGGTGCTGTGGTTCTCGCGGCGCCTCGTCAAACCCGTTCAGCAACTGGTCCAGGCCGCGGAGAACCTTGCCGGCGGCAACTTCGACGCCCGGGTCGACCTCCCCGGCCAGGGCGAGATGTCGGAACTGGCCTCCGCCTTCAACGCCATGGCCGGGCACGTCCAGAAACTCTTCACCGAGGTCTCCCAGCGCAAGGAACAGCTGGAGATGCTCGTCTCGTCCATTCACGAGGGCCTGGCGGTCGTCGGGAAGGACAACCGCATCCTCCGCGCCAATGCCGCTTTCTGGACGCTGCTGGGGCTGAGGGACCGCGAGGGCATCGACAAGCCTTTCTGGGAGTCCGTCCGGGACGCCGAGTTCGCCGATGCGCTCCGGCGCAGCCAGGAGAACACCGACACCGTGAGCTGCGAGGTGACGCTGGAGAGCCGGGTTTGCCTGTGCAGCCTGACCCCCCTGCGCCTGGAGAACAGCACCGCGGCCCTCCTCGTGGACGTCACGGAGCGCAAGCGGGTGGAGAACCTCCAGAAGGAACTGGTGATCAATTTCTCCCACGAGTTCAAGACCCCCCTGACGGCCGTGCGCGGCTATGCGGAGACCATCGAGGACGAGGCGTCGGAAGCGCGCACCCGCGAGTTCGCCGCCACCATCCGGCGGAATGCGGAGCGGCTTCAGCGCATCACGGAGGACCTGCTCATGCTGGCGAGGCTCGACCGGAAGGAGATGGCCTTCAAGCCGGAACCGGTCAGCCTGGCGGAGGCGTTGGCCTCGGTGGAGGCGCTCTACCGGCCGGCCATGGCGGAGAAGGGGCTCGACTTCACCGTGACGGTCCCGCCCGACCTGCCGCCGGTGATGGCGGACCCTTTCCTGCTGGAGCAGGTTTTCGTGAACCTGTTCGACAATGCCGTGCGGCACACGGCCAGGGGGGGGATCCGGGTGGGCTGCGAGCGGCAGGGGAAGCGGGTGGAGATCCGTTTCGCCGATACCGGGGAGGGGATTGCGCCCGAACACCTGGGGCGGATCTTCGACCGGTTCTACGTGGTGGACGCGTCGCGGTCACGGCGGAAAGACGGGACCGGGTTGGGGTTGGCCATTGTGCGGACCATCGTTTTACGACACGGCGGGGAGATCGCCGTGGAGAGCCGGGTCGGGGAGGGGGCCACGTTCCGGATCGTGCTGCCGACGGCCAGGGGATGA
- a CDS encoding response regulator transcription factor yields the protein MTRKPVVSVVEDDGDIRRLVEDTLARTGFQAQGHPDGESFRQSLRRGKPDAVVLDLMLPDGDGLEICRSLRVSPLTRDLPILILSAKSEEMDRVLGLELGADDYLTKPFSPRELAARVKALLRRGNRSSGGAGPLDIGGEITLDPEAFEAHVKGRKVDLTSTEFRILKILAERKGRVFSRDELLTCLWGSDKMVLDRTVDVHVKNLRDKLGESARFIRSIRGVGYKIEEADP from the coding sequence ATGACACGCAAACCGGTCGTCAGCGTCGTGGAGGATGACGGGGACATTCGCCGTTTGGTGGAAGACACCCTCGCCAGGACCGGCTTCCAGGCGCAGGGGCACCCCGACGGCGAGTCGTTTCGCCAGTCCCTGCGGCGAGGGAAACCCGACGCGGTGGTGCTGGACCTCATGCTCCCCGACGGCGACGGGCTCGAGATCTGCCGGTCCCTGCGGGTCTCGCCCCTGACCCGCGACCTGCCGATCCTGATCCTCTCGGCGAAGAGCGAGGAGATGGACCGGGTCCTCGGGTTGGAACTCGGCGCGGACGACTACCTGACCAAGCCGTTCTCCCCCCGGGAGCTGGCCGCCCGGGTCAAGGCCCTGCTGCGGCGGGGGAACCGGTCTTCGGGCGGGGCGGGACCGCTGGACATCGGGGGGGAGATCACCCTGGACCCCGAGGCTTTCGAAGCCCATGTCAAGGGGCGAAAAGTCGATCTGACGTCGACGGAGTTCCGGATCCTGAAGATCCTGGCGGAACGCAAGGGTCGGGTCTTTTCCCGCGATGAACTGCTGACCTGCCTGTGGGGCAGCGACAAGATGGTCCTGGACCGGACGGTGGACGTCCATGTAAAAAACCTCCGGGACAAACTGGGCGAGTCGGCGCGATTCATCCGGAGCATCCGGGGCGTCGGCTACAAGATCGAGGAGGCTGACCCATGA
- a CDS encoding polyprenyl synthetase family protein codes for MKAEADGWLGRLLPGADEPPAVLHRAMRHSVFAGGKRLRAVLVASTAEALGFREPERFAPAAAVEMIHTYSLIHDDLPAMDDDDFRRGVPTCHKLFGEALAILAGDALLTLAFRVLALHPEGSAFEGVRARVVGEMALAAGTPAGMVAGQVLDITAPGGGGGVGLLREIHRLKTGALIRGSVRCGALLAGADGPVLDALTRYAEWLGMAFQVTDDILDETATREDLGKTPGKDARQAKLTYPSLFGLERSRELAAEFVGNAVGALDEIDDAGDFAFLRHVARAVLDRRS; via the coding sequence ATGAAAGCCGAGGCGGACGGCTGGCTGGGGCGGCTCCTGCCCGGTGCGGACGAGCCCCCCGCGGTCCTCCACCGCGCCATGCGGCACAGCGTCTTCGCCGGGGGCAAGCGCCTCCGGGCCGTCCTGGTGGCCTCCACGGCCGAAGCGCTGGGCTTTCGGGAACCCGAGCGCTTCGCCCCCGCCGCCGCCGTGGAGATGATCCACACCTACTCCCTCATCCACGACGACCTCCCCGCCATGGACGACGACGACTTCCGGCGGGGCGTCCCCACCTGCCACAAGCTCTTCGGGGAGGCCCTGGCCATCCTGGCGGGGGACGCCCTCCTGACCCTGGCCTTCCGGGTCCTCGCCCTGCACCCCGAGGGGAGCGCCTTCGAGGGGGTCCGGGCGCGCGTCGTCGGCGAGATGGCGCTCGCCGCGGGGACCCCCGCGGGGATGGTGGCCGGCCAGGTGCTGGACATCACCGCCCCCGGCGGCGGCGGCGGCGTCGGCCTGCTCCGGGAGATCCACCGCTTGAAGACCGGCGCCCTCATCCGGGGCTCGGTCCGGTGCGGCGCCCTGCTGGCGGGGGCGGACGGGCCGGTGCTCGACGCCCTCACCCGTTACGCCGAATGGCTCGGGATGGCCTTCCAGGTGACCGACGACATCCTGGACGAGACCGCGACCCGGGAGGACCTGGGCAAGACCCCCGGCAAGGACGCCCGCCAGGCCAAGCTCACCTACCCTTCCCTCTTCGGCCTGGAGCGCTCGCGGGAACTGGCCGCCGAGTTCGTCGGCAACGCCGTCGGCGCCCTCGACGAAATCGACGACGCCGGGGATTTCGCTTTCCTTCGCCACGTGGCCCGGGCCGTCCTCGACCGTCGGTCGTGA